Below is a genomic region from Nocardioides panacis.
TTCACGTTCTGCGCCTTCGAGGTGCTGTTCTCCACCTTGAGCGGCAGGATCCGCGGGTCGAGGCGGGCCATCTCCCACAGCTCGTCCTCGACGGCCATCGGGTGCGGGGTGTTGTAGGCGACCAGGATCTGGAACGGCCCGGGGTACTCGACGCGCTGGAAGGCCTCGACGGTGTCGACGATCGTGGCGGCCTCGTTGGGGAGGTACGCCGCGATCACCGCGGTCGCGCCGGGGTGCGGGGCGCCCGGCTCGTCCGGCGGACGCTGCGGGTCGAGGGCGTAGAACCCCTCGAGCCAGATCGCGCCGGCGGTGACCAGCAGCGCAGCCATCACCACCCAGTAGGCGATCCCGGAGACGTCCCAGCCGACCGCGCCGAGGGCGAGGTAGCCGAGGAACGGCAGGCCCACGCCCAGGACCAGGGTGAGCAGGAACTGCGCGGGCAGCCGGAGCCGGTTGCCCACCGTGGCCGCGGAGCGGCGGAGCCGGCCCGGACCGCGACGGTCGGGGTCGGTGGCCGGCTCGAGCGACGGGGTCCACTCCACGGGCAGCAGGTCGAGGTGGTCGCCGGCCACCCGCACGGCGCTCAGCGCCCGGTCGCGCAGCTGCGCGCCGCTGGAGGCGGTGGCGAACGAGGTCCAGCCGGTCACCGGGGTCACCCGGACGACGTCCTCGTTGCCGAGCGCGAAGCGGGTCGCGGCGATCCGCCGGGCCAGGGCGCCGAGCCGTCGCTCGACCTCCTGGGGGCCGGACTCCGGCAGCAGCAGGAGCAGCCGGCCGTCGCGGTCGACACCGGCGCGCTCCAGCCCCTCGGGGGAGTCGGCGATCAGCTCGGTGACCTGGGTCGCGATCTGGGTGGCCGCGCCGCCGCCGAAGCGGTCGAGCAGCCGGGGCATCTCCTGCAGCTCGACGATGCCGAGGCCGCCGTTGCGGCGGGCGCGGAGGCCGCGCTCGAGCTCCCGGCCGGCCTCGTCGACAAAGGTCGTCTCGGAGAGCAGGCCGGTGCGCAGGTCCCGGCTGACGAGGGAGGCCGGGACCGGGGGACGGGCGGTCTTGGACCGCACGCGGGCGGCCAGCTCCACGCCGGAGACGCTGGGCGGCAGGCAGTCGTCGGCGCCCAGCGCGAGGCCGGTCAGCACCTCCTCCTCGTCGCCGCTGGTGAGCAGCAGCACGGGCACGGTGCGGCCGGGCCGCGCCTCGCGCAGCCGGCGCAGCAGGTCGAGCCCGTCGGGGCCGTGGCCGCCGACGGAGGCGACGACGACGTCCGGACGCAGCCGGGAGAAGGCCGCGAGGGGGTGCTCGCCGGGACGGCGGTCCACGACGACGAAGCCGCACGCGCGCAGGGCCGCCCGGGCCTCGTCGGCGAAGGGGCTGTCGTCGACCAGCAGCACGGTGGAGAGCGGCTGGCCCGGGGTCTCGTCCGGGGTCTGGTCCGGGGTGGAGAGGGGGCGTGAGGTCAAGGCTGTCACTCGGTCTCCTCTGGCAGGGTGGTCACGATGAACGTTCAGGAAGGTGGTCGCGGCGCGGCCCGCAGCGGGCTCGGTCGCGCGGCGGTGGCCGTGGCGGTCGTCTGGTGCTGTCTCGTGGCCGCGTGCACGTCGACCACCCGGGAGGGCTCCGGCTCCGCACCTGAGGTGCGCGCCTGGGTCACCACGGCGTCCGGCAGCGAGAAGCTGTCCGACCGTGGCCCGGTCCCGTTCGTCACCGGAAGGTCCGGCAAACCCGACATCGTCGTCGAGAACGGACGACGCTACCAGCAGTTCTTCGGGGTCGGCGCATCGATCACGGGGTCCTCCGCCGTGTTGCTCGACACGTTGCCGGACGCCGTGCGCTCACGTGTGATGCGCGACATCTTCCAACCAGGGAAGGGGATCGGGCTCTCCGTGCTGCGCCAGCCGGTGGGCAGCAACGACTTCTCGACCAGCGACTTCTCCTTCGCCCCGGGCCGTGACGAGGACCACGTGCTGCCGCTGCTGCAGGAGGCCGCCCGGCTCGACCCGTCCCTCGCGGTGGTGCTCAGCCCGTGGAGCGCGCCGGCCGCCATGAAGACCACCGGGTCGCTGGTCGGTGGGTCGCTGCGCCCCGAGGACGCCGGCGCCTACACGGACTACCTGGTCGGCGCGGCCCGCGCCTACCTCGACGCCGGCGTCCCGGTGCGCGGGCTGACCGTGCAGAACGAGCCGAGCTTCTCGCCTGCGTCGTACCCCGGGATGACGCTGGACACCGAGCAGCAGCGCACCCTGCTGCGCGACCACGTGGCGCCGGCCCTGCGACGGGCCGGGCTGCGGTTGCACCTGTGGGCGCTCGACGACAACTTCGACCGCTGGCCGGACGCCGACGCGCTGCTCTCCGACCCGGCCACCCGGCAGGCGGTGTACGGCGTCGCGTTCCACTGCTACCGCGGGGACGTGGCGGCGCTGCGCGAGCTGCGGGACCGGCACCCACGCGTCGCGGTGTCCGTCAGCGAGTGCAGCGGGGGAGCGTGGTCGGGCGGCTTCGCGCGCGAGCTGCGCTACGAGGCGCGCACGATGCTCGTCGGCGCGGTCCGCAACGGCGCGGCCTGGCTGGTGAAGTGGAACCTCGCCCTCGACCCGCGGGGCGGTCCGACGCACGGCGGCTGCCAGGACTGCCGCGGCCTGGTCACGGTGGACCCGGCGACCGGCACGGTCACCCCCAGCCCGACGTACTACGCGTTCGGCCACCTGGGACGGTTCGTCACGCCGGGCGCGCGGGTGATCGGTGCCACCGCCCGCTCCGGCTCGCACCTGGACACCGTGGCGTTCCGGAACCCGGACGGCTCCCACGTGCTGGTCGTCTTCAACGACGGGGGCAGCACGCGGGACGTCCGGGTCGGCACCGGTGACCGGACCTTCGGCTACCGGCTGCCGGCGGGGGCGCTGGCCACGTTCACGTGGTGAAGTCGGGGTCGCCCACCGGGCCGTCGGTGGTCTGCCCGGAGCCGGCCTGGGCCTGGTTCGACCAGTTCTCCAGCTCGGACATCACCGTGGGGTGCTTGTCGACGCAGACCACCACGAGGTCGCCCGGGTTGGCGCGCGACATCGCGTGCCGGACCGCCTCGATCTCGTCGAGGACGATCTCCAGCTGCTTGCAGCGCGCGCCGGCGTCCCGGCTGGCCCGGACGCCCTCGGCGACCAGCTCCGCGGTGGCGCCGCGCTCGCGGCCGCGCAGCGACACGTCCTCGCGGACCACGACGACGTCGAAGTGCTGGGCCGCGATGGCCCCGAGCTCCCGCATGTCGTCGTCGCGCCGGTCGCCGGCGGTGGCGATCACGCCGATCCGCGACGGCCGGCCCAGGTCACTGGTGGTCGCCATGCTCTCCCCGACCCGGTCGACGAAGTCGCCGAGCGCCTTCATGCCGGGGGCGTTGTGGCAATAGTCGACGATGACCTGCACCCCGTTGACCTCGACCTCGTTGAGCCGGCCGGGGGAGAGGTAGTAGCTCGTCGAGAAGGTCCGCAGGCCCTGCCGGATGTCGTGCAGGGGTGCACCGGCCGCGAACGCGGCGGCCGCGGCCGCCAGGGCGTTCTGCACGTTCATCCGGGCCTTGCCGCCGAACGTCGCCGGCAGGAGGTGGGTCCAGGCGAGCTGCATCTCGCGGCGACCGTGCTTGACCACGATCATCTCGCCGCGCTCGCTGGGCTCGAGGACGAGCGCCTTGCCGCCGCGACGGCAGTGCGCGTCGATCATCTCGCGCTCCTCCGAGCCGGGCTCGGACATCGAGAACCAGACGACCTGGCCGGAGCACTTGCGGCGCATCGCGCGGACCAGCGGGTCGTCGGCGTTCAGCACGGCGTGACCGTCGCGCGGGACCGCCTCGACGATGACCGCCTTGACGTCCGCGAGCTGCTCGACGGTGTCGATGCCGCGCAGGCCGAGGTGGTCGGGCTGCACGTTGAGCACCACGGCGACGTCGTTGCGCTCGTAGCCGAGTCCCTCGCGCAGGATGCCGCCGCGGGCCACCTCGAAGACGCCGAAGTCCACGCGCGGGTTCTGCAGCACCATCCGGGCCGACTTGGGCCCGGACGCGTCCGAGCGGATCACCAGGCGCTCGTCGATGACCACGCCGTCCGTCGAGGTCATGCCGACCTTGCGGCCCATGCCCTTGAAGATGTGCGAGATCATCCGCGACGTCGTGGTCTTGCCGTTGGTGCCGGTGACGGCCACGATCGGGATGCGGCTCGGGGCACCGGGCGGGAACAGCATGTCCACGACCGGCTTGGAGATGAACTGCGGCTCGCCGATGGTCGGATGCGTGTGCATCCGGAAGCCCGGGGCGGCGTTCACCTCGCAGATCGCGCCACCGGTCTCACGGACCGGCTCGGTGATGTCGGGGCAGATGAAGTCGATGCCGGCGATGTCGAGGCCGACCATCCGGGCGGCCTCCTCGGCGATCTCGACGTTCTCGGGGTGCGCCTCGAAGGTGCGGTCGATCGAGATGCCGCCGGTCGACATGTTGCCGGTCAGGGTGAGCTTGACCGTCTCGCCGGCGGGCGGCACGTCGCCGAGCTTGTAGCCCTGGTCGGCGAGCAGCGCGACCGCTGCGTCGTCGACCTTGATCCGGGTGAGCACCTTCTCGTGGCCGACGCCGCGGCGCGGGTCGGCGTTGGTCAGCTCGACGAGGTCCTCGATGCTGCTCCGGCCGTCGCCGATCACGTGCGCGGGCACCCGCTCGGCCACCGCGGCGAGCCGGCCGTCGATGATCAGGCAGCGGTAGTCGCGCCCGGTGATGTAGGACTCCACGATCACCACGCCCCGGCGGGACTGGTCCTTGGCGATCGGGAACGCCGCGCGGACGTCGTCGGCGTCCTTGAGGTCCAGGCAGACGCCCCGGCCGTGGTTGCCGTCGAGCGGCTTCACGACGACCGGGAAGCCGATCCGCTCGGCGACGGTGGCGGCCTGGTCGGCGGTGCGCACCGACTCCTGCTTGGGCACCGGGAGGCCGGCGGCGCCGAGCAGCCGGGTGGTGAGGTCCTTGTCGGAGGCCACGTCGACGGCGATGGCACTGGTGGCCGACGTCATCGTCGCGCGGATCCGCTTCTGGTGGACGCCCTGGCCGAGCTGGACCAGCGAGTGCTGGTTGAGCCGGATCCAGGGGATGTCGCGGGAGACGGCCTCGTCGATGATCGCCTGGGTGGACGGGCCGAACGACGTGCGCTCGGCGCGCAGGATGAAGGCCTCGCGCTCCTTGTCCCAGTCGAACTCCGGGTCGGCCTCGACGAGGTGGTTCACCAGGCGGACGGCGAGCCGTGCCGCCGCGATGCCGACCTGCTCGTCGACGTACCCGTAGACGATGTTGTAGTGGCCCTTCCGGCCCTTCACCGAGCGGGTCTTGCCGCGCCGGATGTCGTGGCCGACCTCCTGCTGCAGCGCCAGGGCGGCGTGCTCGGCGACGTGACCCAGCCAGGTGCCCTCGTTCAGCCGCTCGACGAAGCCGCCGCGCCGGCCGCGCGAGCAGGAGTGCTCCCGCAGGCCGGGCAGCAGCTGCAGCAGGTTGTCGGTGAAGCCCGTCAGCGTGTTGGTCGGGAACTCCTCGAGCGACCCGAGGTCCACCACGAGGTGGATCGCCTTGTCGTAGGACCAGACGTTCGCGCCGCGGTAGACGCGGGTCTCGAGGATGGACAGGTCGGGGGACGGGGTGCTCATACGTGATCTCCTTCGGCCGACTGGCGGGCACGGCGGCGGCGCAGCACGGTGGGCGAGATGTCGCCCGCGGCGATGTCCCGAGCCAACCGCTTGAGGTCGCGACCCGCAACCGCGAGCTCCTCGGCCTCGCCGGGGTCCACGACCGGCGCCTCGCGCACCAGCGTCTTCTCGGTCAGGTTGAACGCCGAGCCGGCCGGCAGCACGTGCAGCTGGACCCCGGAGGCGAGCAGGGGAGCGGTACGACGGGCCTCGTGGGCGTTCGACACGACGTTGCGGCCGTCGAACACGGTGACCACGCCGCGGCCCACGACGCGCATGATCTCCGCGCCGTTCTCCTCGGTGATCACGGCGCCGGTGTCCTCGTCCACGCCGATGCCGAGCAGGCCCGGGCTCTGGGCGACCAGCATCAGCAGCCGGCCGTAGCGGTTGCGCTGCCCGAAGTGCTGGTCGATGACCACGTCGCGGATCAGGCCGAGGCCGGCCGCGAGCTGGGTCATCCGCTGCTTGGGCGTCGAGCCGCCGGTGCCGAACGCGACCATGTGCGAGCTCTGGATGCTGGCACCGGCGCTGGTCCCGCCGACGACGACCCCGCGGGCGTGGGCGGCCTTGATGGCCTCGCCGAACGCGGTGCCGTTGACGATCGCGGAGAGCTTGAGCTGGTTGCCGCCGGTCATGAAGATGCCGGTGACGTCGTCGAGCAGGCCGACCACCTCGGGGTCCTCGGCGGCCTCCCGGCTGTCCGGCCGGGCGGCGACGACGTCGGCCGCGCCGAGCTTGCGGAACAGCGCGTCGTACACCTCGACGACCTCGGGCCCCAGCGAGCTCGCGGTCGGGATGACGGCGATCTTGGCGTCCCGGCCGCCGGCCAGGGAGAGGAAGGTCTTCAGCACCGTCCGGCGGCCGAGCTTGTCCTCGGCACCGCCGATGGCGATGAGTGGCCCGGGTCCTGAGGGGGGAGTCCTGTCTGTCGATGTCGGCTTCGCTGGCATCTGGACCGTTCGGCATGCAGCGCAGCCTACGGGGTGCCAGAGTTGGCCCGTGACTGACCGGCGGCGCTTGATCGTGATGCGGCACGCGAAGGCCGAGCCCTTCGCGTCCAGCGACCATGCCCGCACCCTGACCGACCGTGGACTGGCCGGGGCGCGGGACTCCGGGGCGCACCTGCGGGGGCTCGGGGTCGCCCCCGACTACGCGGTGGTGTCCTCCGCGGTGCGCACCCGCCAGACCTGGGACGCGGTCGTCGAGGCGGCCGGCTTCACGGACTGCGAGGTCTCGTTCGACGACGCGGTGTTCTCCGGCAGCCCGGACGTGGTCCTCGAGGCGCTGCGGGCCGCACCGGCCGACGCCGGCACGGTGATGTTCGTGGGCCACAACCCCACGGCCGGGTTCCTGGTGCACTTCCTCGACGACGGCGAGGGCGACCCTGCCGCCCTGTCCGACCTGCTGCACGGCTTCCCGCCCGGGGCCGTCGCGCTGCTCGACGTCGGTGTCCCGTGGGCCGACCTCGGCCCCGAGACCGCCCGGGTCGTCGCCTTCCACCAACCCGCCTGACCAGACCGGTCCGGCGCACCCACCGGTGCCCGGGTCAGCGCCGCGCCAGGGGTGGTTCGGGGGTGGTGACGCCGTCGAGGGCGTCGGCGGCCTCGACCTCCTCGCGGCTGATCCCGAGCAGGTACATGATCGAGTCGAGGTAGGGGACGTTGACCGCGGTGTCGGCGGCCCGCTGCACGACCGGCTTGGCGTTGAACGCGATGCCCAGGCCGGCGGCCGACAGCATGTCGAGGTCGTTGGCGCCGTCGCCGATCGCGACCGTGGCCCCCTCGGCCACGCCGGCCTCGGCGGCGAAGCGGCGCAGCGCCTCCGCCTTGCCGGCCCGGTCGACGACCCGGCCGACGATCCCCCCGGTCAGCCGGCCGTCGACGATCTCGAGCTCGTTGGCCGCGGCGAAGTCGATCCCGAGGTCGGCCGCGATCCGGTCGGTGACCTGGGTGAAGCCGCCGGACACGATCGCGAACCGGTAGCCCAGCCGCTTCAGGGTGCGGACCAGCGTCCGGGCGCCCGGGGCGAGCTCGAGGTCGTCGTACACCAGGTCCAGCGCGGACGCGTCCAGGCCGGCGAGCAGCCGCACCCGGGCGCGCAGCGACTCCTCGAAGTCCAGGTCGCCGTGCATCGCCTGGTCGGTCACCGCCGTGACCTCGTCGAGGCAGCCGGCGTGCGCGGCCAGCATCTCGATGACCTCGCCCTGGATCAGCGTCGAGTCGACGTCCATGACGACCAGCCGCATGCCGTGCCGCAGCAGGGTGGCGGGCTGGACGGCCACGTCGACCGACTGGCGCGCAGCCTCCTCGGCGAGCGTCACGCGCAGCCGGTCGGGGTCGGCGCCGGAGACGTGCAGCTCGATCGCGGTGACCGGGTAGCGCGCCATCCGCTCGATCCGGTCGATGTTCGCCCCGGTGTCGGCGATCCGCCCGGCGATCGCGGCGACGGCCGCGGGCTTGAGCGGCATGCCGAGCACCGTCACGTGGCTGCGGCCCTCGGGACGGCTGCGGTTGTCACCGGTGCCGCGGTCGACGTCCACCTGCATGCCCAGGTCGTCGGCGACCCGCTCCAGCGCGCCGCGCAGCGCCTTCCAGTCCCGGGGCACGGTGACCAGCACGCCGAGCACCAGCCGACGGCGCAGCAGGATCTGCTCGATGTCGAGGACCTCGACGCCGAACGCGGCGAGGGTCGAGAAGACCGTCGACGTGACACCCGGCCGGTCCTTGCCGGTCAGCGTGATGAGCAGGGTCTTCGGGTCGTCTTCGTCCATGTCGCGCCCGAGGCTAACGGTCCCAGGGGAACGAGCAGGCGGCCACCAGGCCCCGTCTCGCAGCGTGGTCGAGCGGCCCGAGCGCCTGCCGGCGGGCATCCGCCTCGGCCGCGGTGATGCTGCCCCCGTCGTCCTCGAGCGCGAGGTCCACGATCGTGCGGCAGCGGGTCGCGAGCGCGGCCAGCCGTACGGCGCGGGGCGCCATGCCGTGCGGGAACACGAAGTCGGCGGCCTGCCGCAGGGCCATCAGCTCGTCGGCGACCTCGGGACGCCAGCGCGCCACGTCGAGGTCGGCGAGCACGTCCGTGGTCCGCACGAGGGTCTGGCGCAGCGACTGGTCGGCCTCGGACGGGTCGGGCACCTGGCGGCGGGACACGGCCGGGTGACAGCTCCACACCACACCGGCCCCCGCGCGGTGCGGCACCAGGCCGAGGTCCGCACCGTCCAGCACGACGCCCTCCCCGACGTCGACGACCTCGACGTTGAAGGCGCTCGGGCCGGCCAGGCCGAGGGGGTCGCCGGGCGCGGGGAGCGCGATCCCGGCGCCGGTCGCGCCGTGCCCGCGCAGGATGCCGAGCGCGACGATCAGGGGCTGCGGACCGTCCGTCCCGGGCAGGCCGACGACGTCGTGGGCCGCGTCGTCGCCGACGATCGCGTCGCGACTGTCGTCCAGGCTGGTCGATCCGGCCACCCAGGCCGAGAACCACAGCGCGAACCGCGCCGAGTCGGGAAGGGGCGGAGAGCTCACCCGACGAGGTTACGCAGCGCGCTGACGGCCGGTCGCCGCACCCTGGGCGGGAGGGTTCCGTATAGGTTGGGCCCGGCACCAAGCCGTCGACGCCGAGGGAGACCCTGCACCACATGGACGCCGTTCTCGAGCTGGCCGACGTCACGGTGCGTCGCGGGCAGGCCACGTTGATCGAGGGGATCGACTGGACCGTCGAGGAGGACGAGCGCTGGGTGGTCCTGGGGCCCAACGGCGCCGGCAAGACCACCCTGCTGCAGATCGCCTCCGCGCAGATCCACCCGACCTCGGGGGTCGCCGGGATCCTCGGCGAGGTGCTCGGCACCGTCGACGTGTTCGAGCTGCGGCCGCGGATCGGGCTGACCAGCGCGGCCCTGGCCGAGCGGATCCCCCGCGAGGAGCGCGTGCACGACGTGGTGGTCTCCGCCTCCTACGGCGTCCTCGGGCGCTGGCGCGAGCACTACGACGACCTCGACCACGCCCGCGCCGAGGAGCTGCTCACCGAGGTCGGTGCCGGGCGGCTGACCGACCGCACGTTCGGGACCCTGTCCGAGGGCGAGCGCAAGCGGGTGCAGATCGCCCGGGCGCTGATGACCGACCCCGAGCTGCTGCTGCTCGACGAGCCGGCCGCGGGCCTCGACCTGGGCGGACGCGAGGACCTGGTCTCCACCCTGTCGGTGCTCGCGATGGACCTGATGTCGCCGGCGACGGTGCTGGTCTCCCACCACGTCGAGGAGATCCCGCCGGGCTTCACCCACGCCCTGCTGCTGCGCGAGGGCAAGGTGGTCGCGGCCGGCCCGATGGAGCACGTGCTGACCGAGGAGATCATCTCCACGACCTTCGGGATGCCGATGACCCTGCGGCACGAGGACGGCCGCTGGGCGGCGCGTCGACGTGCCCGGCACCTGAACCCCTGACGGCTAGGCTGACGACATGAACCTCCCGGACGGGTTCGACGCATGGGCGGCCTGGCTCGGCCTGGCTGTCGCCCTCGGCGTGCTCGAGCTGTTCAGCCTGGACCTGATCCTGCTGATGCTCGCCGCCGGCGCCATCGTCGGGATGCTGGTCTCCCTGACCGGCGTGGACCTCTGGGTGCAGGTGGTGGCCGCGGTGGTCGCCTCCGTCGCCGCCCTCGGCGTGGTGCGGCCCAGCGTCGTCAAGCGGCTGCACACCGGCCCGAACCTCGTCCTCGGCCACGAGGCGCTGGTCGGCCGGCAGGGGCTCGTGGTCCAGGAGGTCTCCAGCCAGGCGGGTCAGATCCGCGTCGGCGGCGAGATCTGGACGGCCCGTCCGTACGACGACGACCAGGTCATCCCGGTCGGCGCGAAGGTCGACATCTTCCAGATCAAGGGCGCCACCGCGCTCGTCCACCACGTCCCCGAGCTCGGCTAGCCCGACCGGGAACCGTCGCACTCCAGCCGGATCCACCGAGGAACAGAGAGGGGGCACCGATGTACCTACTGGTGCTGTTCGTGCTGATCGTGGCGTTCGCCGTCGCGGTGCTGGCGAAGACCATTCGCATCGTCCCGCAGGCCCGCGCCGGGATCGTCGAGCGGTTCGGCAAGTACAAGGCGAGCCTGCCGGCCGGGCTGAACGTGGTCGTGCCGTTCGTCGACAAGGTGCGCTACATGATCGACCTGCGCGAGCAGGTGGTCTCGTTCCCGCCGCAGCCGGTGATCACCGAGGACAACCTGGTGGTGTCCATCGACACCGTCATCTACTTCCAGGTCACCGACCCGGTCGCCGCGACGTACGAGATCGCGAACTACATCCAGGCGGTCGAGCAGCTGACGATGACCACGCTGCGCAACATCGTCGGCGGCATGGACCTCGAGCAGGCGCTGACCAGCCGCGACGAGATCAACAACCGGCTGCGCGGGGTCCTGGACGAGGCGACCGGCAAGTGGGGGATCCGGGTCAACCGGGTCGAGCTCAAGGGCATCGACCCGCCGCCGTCGATCAAGGACTCGATGGAGAAGCAGATGCGCGCGGATCGCGACAAGCGCGCCGCGATCCTCACCGCCGAGGGCCAGCGGCAGTCCGCGATCCTCACCGCCGAGGGCGGCAAGCAGGCCGCGATCCTGAACGCCGAGGGCGACCGCGAGTCGCTGATCCTGCGCGCCCAGGCCGACCGCGAGGCGCGGATCCTCAAGGCGCAGGGTGAGGGCCAGGCCATCCAGACCGTCTTCCAGGCGATCCACGACGGCCGCCCGGACCAGTCCCTGCTGGCCTACCAGTACCTCCAGATGATGCCGAAGATCGCGGAGGGCAGCGCGAACAAGGTGTGGATCGTGCCCAGCGAGATCGGCAAGGCGCTCGAGGGCCTCGGCTCCACGATGAACACGCTGAGCGGCATCCCGGACAAGGTCGACGGCCCGCGCACCCGCGTGGACATGGGTCCGGCCGAGCCCGACGTGCCGATGGACTCCGCGCTGGAGACCACCCATGCGGAGGTGGCCGCTGCCATCGCGGCCGCCGAGGCGTCCAGCAACCTGCGCACGCCGTCGCCCTCGCCGTCCTCCGAGGCCGCGCCCGACCCCGAGGAGCCCACCGTCCAGTGAGCCCCCCTGGAGATGGTGGCGATCTTCTTCGCGGGGATGGCCGCCGGCACCATCAACACCGTGGTGGGGTCGGGAACGTTGATCACGTTCCCGACCCTTCTCGCGATCGGGATCCCCCCGGTGACCGCGAACGTGTCCAACACCCTCGGCCTGGTGCCGGGCTCGCTGTCCGGGGCGATCGGCTACCGGCGCGAGCTGTCCGG
It encodes:
- a CDS encoding SPFH domain-containing protein — encoded protein: MYLLVLFVLIVAFAVAVLAKTIRIVPQARAGIVERFGKYKASLPAGLNVVVPFVDKVRYMIDLREQVVSFPPQPVITEDNLVVSIDTVIYFQVTDPVAATYEIANYIQAVEQLTMTTLRNIVGGMDLEQALTSRDEINNRLRGVLDEATGKWGIRVNRVELKGIDPPPSIKDSMEKQMRADRDKRAAILTAEGQRQSAILTAEGGKQAAILNAEGDRESLILRAQADREARILKAQGEGQAIQTVFQAIHDGRPDQSLLAYQYLQMMPKIAEGSANKVWIVPSEIGKALEGLGSTMNTLSGIPDKVDGPRTRVDMGPAEPDVPMDSALETTHAEVAAAIAAAEASSNLRTPSPSPSSEAAPDPEEPTVQ